In a genomic window of Streptomyces koelreuteriae:
- a CDS encoding pectate lyase family protein: MRRAAALLLGVCLLWPAPGASAAERGPIGWASTGTGTDGGAGGRIWTVDTRAELKQALANDGDPTAPKVIRVVGDISGHEADDGSLLGEQDYAPGYDLGTYMSCFGEDGAAWSDTRFEYCKQQRQLRQTGSNKEKAQIQLTVPGNTTLVGVGRDARLLGVFLTVNTGSDIIVRNLHLEAPVDHFTSWSPDDGTRGSWNARFDALTVITGKNIWIDHCTFTDGRFPDREAPLGFHGERVQRHDGLLDIEDGSDFVTVSDSRFDDHDKALLIGSGDGRGDRDRGHLKVTFVRNLFSEVVQRAPRVRFGQVHVVNNVYRGRTPLYALGVGVESAIFSERNVFRYPGASPSAAVADYGGERFRDTGSWFNGRPARLNDVASGLGLGSEVGWDPADVYDYRALTSPAAVERYVLRHAGAGRPYGRP; encoded by the coding sequence GTGCGTAGGGCCGCTGCGCTCCTGCTCGGTGTGTGCCTGCTCTGGCCGGCTCCCGGGGCCTCCGCCGCCGAACGCGGGCCCATCGGCTGGGCCTCCACCGGCACCGGAACCGACGGCGGGGCGGGCGGCCGGATCTGGACGGTGGACACGCGGGCCGAGCTGAAGCAGGCTCTCGCGAACGACGGTGATCCCACCGCGCCCAAGGTGATCCGGGTCGTCGGCGATATCTCCGGGCACGAGGCCGACGACGGTTCCCTGCTCGGTGAGCAGGACTACGCGCCCGGCTACGACCTCGGCACGTACATGTCCTGCTTCGGCGAGGACGGCGCCGCTTGGTCCGACACCCGCTTCGAGTACTGCAAGCAGCAGCGGCAACTGCGCCAGACCGGCTCGAACAAGGAGAAGGCGCAGATCCAGCTGACCGTGCCGGGCAACACCACGCTGGTGGGCGTGGGGCGTGACGCCCGGCTGCTCGGGGTGTTCCTGACCGTCAACACGGGCAGCGACATCATCGTGCGCAACCTGCACTTGGAGGCGCCCGTCGACCACTTCACCAGCTGGTCACCCGACGACGGCACCCGCGGCAGCTGGAACGCCCGCTTCGACGCGCTGACCGTGATCACCGGCAAGAACATCTGGATCGACCACTGCACCTTCACCGACGGCCGCTTCCCGGACCGCGAGGCGCCCCTCGGCTTCCACGGCGAACGCGTCCAGCGGCACGACGGGCTGCTGGACATCGAGGACGGCTCCGACTTCGTCACCGTCTCCGACAGCCGCTTCGACGACCACGACAAAGCGCTCCTCATCGGCTCGGGCGACGGACGCGGCGACCGGGACCGGGGGCATCTCAAGGTGACCTTCGTCCGCAACCTGTTCAGCGAGGTAGTACAGCGCGCTCCGCGCGTCCGCTTCGGGCAGGTGCACGTCGTCAACAACGTCTACCGGGGGCGGACGCCCCTCTACGCCCTGGGTGTCGGCGTGGAGTCCGCGATCTTCTCCGAGCGCAATGTCTTCCGCTATCCGGGCGCTTCACCGTCCGCCGCCGTCGCGGACTACGGCGGTGAGCGGTTCCGTGACACCGGCTCCTGGTTCAACGGCCGGCCCGCCCGGCTGAACGACGTGGCGAGCGGGCTCGGTCTCGGGAGCGAGGTCGGCTGGGACCCCGCCGATGTCTACGACTACCGCGCCCTCACCTCCCCGGCGGCGGTCGAGCGGTACGTGCTGCGGCACGCCGGAGCCGGGAGGCCGTATGGACGCCCATGA
- a CDS encoding dienelactone hydrolase family protein, translated as MDAHELLGRRGFVVGAGAALLAGGAVTGAEAAVVDGPLPDFHPALKERLTFPLAWGTSPIRDFRAWRRTARATVEEHLLVERQDRVPFAPEYTGRTQGDGYTRELVTVSLTRYERVRGALLTPHGDGPFPAVLLLHDHGSKFDIGKEKLVRPWYDDTRLASARAWADKYFSGRFVGDELARRGYVVLCLDALGWGDRGPLVYEQQQALASNFYNLGSSLAGLMAREDQRAAAFLAGLDRVDARRVAAVGFSMGAYRAWQTAALSDHIAAAASVCWMTGLKEMMVPGNNTLRGQSAYWMLHPGLARHLDIPDVASIAAPRPMLFLNGALDTLFPAEGVRVAHDKLRAVWRSRHAEERIRTKTWPELGHVFTHVMQDEVVNWLDDVL; from the coding sequence ATGGACGCCCATGAGCTGCTCGGCCGGCGGGGCTTCGTGGTCGGGGCGGGTGCGGCGCTGCTGGCCGGGGGAGCGGTGACCGGGGCGGAGGCGGCGGTCGTGGACGGGCCGCTGCCCGACTTCCACCCGGCGCTGAAGGAACGGCTGACCTTCCCGCTCGCCTGGGGGACGTCCCCGATCCGCGACTTCCGCGCCTGGCGGCGGACCGCCCGGGCCACGGTCGAGGAGCACCTCCTTGTCGAACGGCAGGACCGGGTGCCGTTCGCGCCGGAGTACACCGGGCGGACCCAAGGGGACGGCTACACGCGCGAGTTGGTCACCGTCTCGCTCACCCGGTACGAGCGGGTGCGCGGCGCCCTGCTCACCCCGCACGGTGACGGGCCCTTCCCCGCCGTGCTGCTCCTGCACGACCACGGCTCCAAGTTCGACATCGGGAAGGAGAAGCTCGTCCGGCCCTGGTACGACGACACGCGTCTCGCCTCCGCCCGGGCGTGGGCGGACAAGTACTTCAGCGGGCGGTTCGTCGGCGACGAACTGGCCCGGCGGGGCTATGTGGTGCTCTGCCTGGACGCGCTCGGCTGGGGCGACCGCGGGCCCCTCGTCTACGAGCAGCAGCAGGCGCTGGCGTCCAACTTCTACAATCTGGGCTCCTCGCTCGCCGGGCTCATGGCCCGGGAGGACCAGCGGGCCGCCGCCTTCCTGGCGGGCCTCGACCGGGTGGACGCCCGGCGGGTCGCGGCCGTCGGCTTCTCCATGGGCGCCTACCGCGCCTGGCAGACCGCCGCCCTCAGCGATCACATCGCCGCCGCCGCGAGTGTCTGCTGGATGACCGGCCTGAAAGAGATGATGGTGCCCGGCAACAACACGCTGCGCGGGCAGTCGGCGTACTGGATGCTCCACCCGGGGCTCGCCCGGCATCTCGACATCCCCGACGTGGCGAGCATCGCCGCCCCGAGGCCGATGCTGTTCCTGAACGGCGCGCTCGACACGCTCTTCCCCGCCGAGGGCGTACGGGTCGCCCACGACAAGCTGCGTGCCGTCTGGCGCTCGCGCCACGCGGAGGAGCGGATACGGACGAAGACGTGGCCGGAGCTCGGCCACGTCTTCACCCACGTGATGCAGGACGAGGTCGTCAACTGGCTCGACGACGTCCTGTGA
- a CDS encoding family 43 glycosylhydrolase, which yields MRPRTLLLPFVALTGLLLTLLTAPPSTADPGAPPVKHSKYAGYLFAYFTGEGTADGEQIRYALSRGNDALHWRELNAGKPVLTSTIGEKGLRDPFVIRSPKGDKFFLIATDLRMYKNSSGSWDDVQRHGSKSIMVWESTDLVNWTDQRLVKVSPDTAGNTWAPEAYWDDKLGEYVVFWASKLYTDDDPDHKGDTYNKMMYATTKDFRTFSEPKVWNDPGYSVIDSTVVKYKDEYYRYTKDERDPTSSSPCSKFITGEKSTSLTSTKYDFVADCIGKGAMDRGEGPTVFKSNTEKKWYLFIDEYGGRGYLPFETTDLASGKWTPSTNYQLPASPRHGTVLPVTQKEYDRLLAAYPSTSTSVVDATAKHQKGYSIVTDSASKVVLPMQPKADLRDLAPKLWVGEGAELSPKSGTRRDFRTPQKYTVTAADGTKRVWTVAAVRTRSPLLPGLNADPDVHYLDGRYWIYPTTDGFEGWSGTKFKAYSSKDLVNWKDHGVIVDLGPDVSWADKNAWAPAIAERNGKYYFYFCAEQQIGVAVADSPAGPFKDALGKPLVPKGGALKGQMIDPAVFTDDDGQAYLYWGNGHGYVVPLGDDMVSFDASKVKDITPDNFREGSFVIKRKGTYYFMWSEDDTRSENYHVAYATGPSPLGPWTKRGTILQKRPEYGILGTGHHSVVNTPGTDDWYMVYHRFALNGPGLPGGDGMHRETTVDRMEFAADGSIKPVVPTLEGIEPVRR from the coding sequence ATGCGCCCCCGCACGCTTCTGCTTCCCTTCGTGGCCCTGACCGGCCTTCTCCTGACTCTCCTCACGGCGCCGCCCAGCACCGCAGACCCCGGAGCACCACCCGTGAAGCACTCCAAGTACGCCGGTTATCTCTTCGCCTACTTCACGGGCGAGGGCACCGCCGACGGCGAGCAGATCCGCTACGCCCTCAGCCGGGGCAACGACGCGCTGCACTGGCGTGAGCTGAACGCCGGCAAGCCGGTCCTGACCTCGACGATCGGCGAGAAGGGGCTGCGCGACCCGTTCGTCATCCGCTCCCCGAAGGGCGACAAGTTCTTCCTGATCGCCACCGACCTCAGGATGTACAAGAACTCCAGCGGGAGCTGGGACGACGTGCAGCGGCACGGCAGCAAGTCGATCATGGTCTGGGAGTCCACCGACCTGGTCAACTGGACCGACCAGCGCCTGGTGAAGGTCTCCCCGGACACCGCGGGCAACACCTGGGCCCCGGAGGCCTACTGGGACGACAAGCTCGGTGAGTACGTCGTCTTCTGGGCGTCGAAGCTCTACACCGACGACGACCCGGACCACAAGGGCGACACGTACAACAAGATGATGTACGCGACCACGAAGGACTTCCGCACCTTCAGCGAGCCGAAGGTCTGGAACGACCCGGGCTACTCGGTCATCGACTCCACGGTCGTGAAGTACAAGGACGAGTACTACCGCTACACCAAGGACGAGCGGGACCCCACCTCCTCCAGCCCCTGCTCGAAGTTCATCACCGGCGAGAAGTCGACCTCCCTGACCTCGACGAAGTACGACTTCGTGGCCGACTGCATCGGCAAGGGCGCGATGGACCGCGGTGAGGGCCCGACGGTGTTCAAGTCGAACACCGAGAAGAAGTGGTACCTGTTCATCGACGAGTACGGCGGCCGCGGCTATCTGCCGTTCGAGACCACCGACCTCGCCTCGGGCAAGTGGACCCCGTCCACGAACTATCAGCTCCCGGCGAGCCCCCGGCACGGCACGGTGCTCCCGGTGACGCAGAAGGAGTACGACCGGCTGCTGGCGGCCTACCCGAGCACCTCCACCTCGGTGGTGGACGCGACGGCGAAGCACCAGAAGGGCTACTCGATCGTCACGGACAGCGCCTCGAAGGTCGTCCTGCCGATGCAGCCCAAGGCCGACCTGCGCGACCTCGCCCCGAAGCTCTGGGTGGGTGAAGGTGCCGAGCTGAGCCCGAAGTCCGGCACGCGCCGCGACTTCCGCACGCCGCAGAAGTACACCGTCACAGCGGCCGACGGCACCAAGCGCGTCTGGACGGTCGCGGCGGTCCGCACCCGCAGCCCGCTGCTGCCCGGCCTGAACGCCGACCCCGACGTGCACTATCTCGACGGCAGATACTGGATCTACCCGACGACGGACGGCTTCGAGGGCTGGAGCGGCACCAAGTTCAAGGCGTACTCGTCGAAGGACCTGGTCAACTGGAAGGACCACGGCGTCATCGTCGACCTCGGTCCGGATGTGAGCTGGGCCGACAAGAACGCCTGGGCGCCCGCGATCGCCGAGCGGAACGGCAAGTACTACTTCTACTTCTGCGCCGAACAGCAGATCGGCGTGGCGGTGGCCGACTCCCCCGCCGGCCCCTTCAAGGACGCGCTCGGCAAGCCCCTGGTCCCCAAGGGCGGGGCGCTCAAGGGCCAGATGATCGACCCGGCGGTCTTCACGGACGACGACGGCCAGGCGTATCTGTACTGGGGCAACGGCCACGGGTATGTCGTGCCGCTGGGCGACGACATGGTGTCCTTCGACGCGTCGAAGGTGAAGGACATCACCCCGGACAACTTCCGCGAGGGCTCCTTCGTGATCAAGCGGAAGGGCACGTACTACTTCATGTGGTCGGAGGACGACACCCGCAGCGAGAACTACCACGTGGCCTATGCGACGGGTCCGTCCCCGCTCGGCCCGTGGACCAAGCGCGGGACGATCCTTCAGAAGCGGCCCGAGTACGGCATCCTCGGCACCGGCCATCACTCGGTGGTGAACACCCCCGGCACCGACGACTGGTACATGGTCTACCACCGCTTCGCCCTCAACGGCCCGGGTCTGCCGGGCGGCGACGGCATGCACCGCGAGACCACCGTCGACCGCATGGAGTTCGCGGCCGACGGCAGCATCAAGCCGGTGGTGCCGACACTGGAGGGCATCGAGCCGGTCCGGCGGTGA